The following proteins come from a genomic window of Trifolium pratense cultivar HEN17-A07 linkage group LG4, ARS_RC_1.1, whole genome shotgun sequence:
- the LOC123922128 gene encoding uncharacterized mitochondrial protein AtMg00310-like, whose product MDRVWKKVKGWKERFLSRAGKETLIKVVAQEIPNYILSCYKMPVGCCKDINSMLAKFWWGSNEEKRKIHWMGWERLSRAKNDGGTGMGFRGIEEINKALLGKHCWRLATGGSSLLEKIFKSRYYPNNDFMCANEGYQPSYAW is encoded by the coding sequence ATGGATCGTGTGTGGAAGAAAGTTAAAGGTTGGAAAGAGAGATTCTTATCTAGAGCAGGTAAAGAGACACTAATCAAAGTTGTGGCACAAGAAATTCCTAACTACATTCTTAGTTGTTATAAAATGCCGGTGGGATGTTGCAAGGATATTAATTCTATGTTGGCCAAATTTTGGTGGGGGTCGAATGAGGAAAAAAGAAAGATTCATTGGATGGGTTGGGAGAGACTCTCTAGAGCTAAAAATGATGGTGGCACTGGCATGGGCTTCAGAGGTATAGAAGAGATCAACAAAGCCTTGCTTGGGAAGCACTGTTGGAGACTAGCTACCGGAGGATCATCTTTACttgagaaaattttcaaaagtcGATACTACCCAAACAATGATTTCATGTGTGCTAATGAAGGGTATCAACCTAGTTATGCTTGGTGA
- the LOC123924742 gene encoding uncharacterized protein DDB_G0283697-like: MGYSKGLHNGGSQRGKPILLILVMIFGAALLGVMVLHRFREKRIYNLIVKEKDHQLLALQVLLQKEREHTKGLSRKNEETKAKLYALSSQKMELARTIAEMKSTMNSLKDEQKLIESAFEEKQKELRMMQERRSNLGQRGSQRISSRKYRKKKEAEIEVSVDEHPTIFDQIVAENGKMEAQNRTQNDNHEKDENSKYEGDESKSKLTDFKDGEVTAELQEEIKTNEELGKKNNDPRDDVATAKDIEAEEMDYKKAISEEHQRKLEMNTDGGKQVSNAKQLSGVKRKHGHLSKTKGTRWRTIVKNKLMENGIFESHGEVNMGKRKVYREDKDGTVGRDSGEVRDGNNQREAESQAILMKPENHQNREDSNNTTVDKTNHQVTDNGINNDTEEHEDGTVQQNWIRRHINNASKDAEQTKSNLFHEEEPEEIEVSDMQKQKQEKEAVDDGDDGEEDNNDDFSNESQPEFEDENEKEEYKEEIDDSEFQHGL; the protein is encoded by the exons atggGTTACAGCAAAGGGTTGCATAATGGAGGGAGTCAGAGAGGAAAGCCTATTTTGTTGATATTAGTGATGATATTTGGGGCTGCACTTCTTGGTGTTATGGTTCTTCATAGATTTAGAGAGAAACGTATCTACAACCTTATTGTCAAAGAGAAAGATCATCAGCTTCTTGCCCTTCAAGTTCTCTTACAG AAGGAAAGAGAGCACACCAAAGGGTTGAGTAGGAAGAACGAAGAGACAAAGGCGAAATTATACGCCCTGAGTAGTCAAAAGATGGAGCTTGCTAGaacaattgctgagatgaaATCTACCATGAATTCACTTAAAGATGAGCAGAAACTGATAGAATCAGCGTTTGAGGAGAAGCAGAAAGAGCTCAGAATGATGCAGGAAAGAAGGAGCAATTTGGGACAAAGAGGATCTCAAAGAATATCATCAAGAAAGTATCGTAAGAAAAAGGAAGCAGAGATAGAGGTGAGCGTTGATGAACATCCAACCATATTTGATCAAATTGTGGCAGAAAATGGAAAAATGGAAGCACAGAATAGAACTCAGAATGATAATcatgaaaaagatgaaaattCCAAATATGAGGGTGATGAAAGTAAAAGCAAATTAACTGATTTCAAAGATGGAGAGGTTACAGCTGAATTACAAGAAGAGATTAAGACTAACGAGGAGCTAGGGAAGAAAAATAATGACCCTCGAGATGATGTTGCCACTGCAAAAGATATTGAAGCTGAAGAAATGGATTATAAGAAAGCAATCAGTGAAGAGCATCAAAGAAAACTCGAGATGAACACAGATGGGGGAAAACAAGTTTCCAATGCGAAGCAATTGTCTGGCGTGAAGAGGAAACATGGCCATTTGAGTAAAACAAAGGGGACGCGCTGGAGAACCATTGTCAAGAATAAGTTAATGGAGAATGGGATTTTTGAAAGTCATGGAGAGGTAAACATGGGAAAAAGAAAGGTTTACAGAGAGGATAAGGATGGAACAGTTGGAAGAGACTCTGGTGAGGTAAGGGATGGCAATAACCAAAGAGAAGCCGAATCACAGGCCATATTGATGAAGCCTGAAAACCATCAAAACAGAGAAGATAGTAACAATACAACAGTGGATAAGACTAATCACCAGGTGACAGATAATGGAATCAACAATGACACAGAAGAGCATGAAGATGGTACTGTCCAACAAAACTGGATCAGGAGGCATATCAATAATGCTAGCAAAGACGCTGAACAAACAAAATCCAACCTCTTCCATGAAGAAGAGCCTGAAGAAATTGAAGTTTCGGATATGCAAAAGCAAAAGCAAGAGAAAGAAGCAGTTGATGATGGGGATGATGGGGAGGAGGATAATAATGATGATTTCTCCAATGAATCCCAACCTGAATTTGAAGATGAAAATGAGAAAGAAGAGTACAAGGAGGAAATAGACGATTCAGAGTTTCAGCATGGTTTGTAA
- the LOC123924743 gene encoding uncharacterized protein LOC123924743, which translates to MASLLRGAASLTRITASVSKSPIQFIHRRGLAGAADHHGPAKVACWKDPMSPSKWKEEHFVIVSLTGWGVAIYGGYKTFAGGKKEEKLA; encoded by the exons ATGGCCTCTCTCCTACGTGGAGCCGCATCTCTAACTCGCATTACTGCTTCCGTTTCCAAATCTCCGATTCAATTTATCCACCGCCGCGGCCTCGCCGGAGCTGCAG ATCACCATGGTCCCGCTAAAGTTGCCTGCTGGAAAGACCCAATGAGTCCTTCTAAATGGAAGGAAGAGCAC TTTGTGATTGTCTCTCTAACTGGTTGGGGAGTAGCTATCTATGGTGGATACAAGACATTTGCAGGAGGCAAGAAAGAAGAG AAACTGGCTTAA
- the LOC123922130 gene encoding uncharacterized protein LOC123922130: MCSPSPSQYTLAVMYGYPLCKIAFCSNRNASWVELFDAKRCYYDIVFDNNMLYALADDCSIEGWDFSQKVPQKILFVKYPIMEKDKEEETKFPCDKFSSQLYLVIAKGEFLLVERFIGNFVNGDGEVVYEGSNLSYEGYEICPYRTKHFSVYKLDFVKKRWEKIKSLDGGAIFVGANESKFVTANSGCEGNSIYFSDDRWEEMNLDYSYGGHDWGIFNLQNSSVKFLAPDANKMDPPPIWMVPNSN, encoded by the coding sequence ATGTGTTCTCCATCTCCTTCACAATACACTCTTGCTGTTATGTATGGTTACCCGTTATGCAAGATTGCTTTTTGTAGCAACCGTAATGCTTCATGGGTCGAACTCTTTGATGCGAAACGATGTTATTACGACATTGTGTTTGATAACAATATGCTCTATGCTTTGGCTGATGATTGTTCTATTGAAGGGTGGGATTTTAGTCAAAAAGTTCCACAAAAGATTTTGTTTGTCAAATACCCTATCATGGAGAAAGATAaggaagaagaaacaaaatttcCATGTGATAAATTTTCTAGTCAATTATATTTAGTGATAGCTAAAGGAGAATTTTTATTGGTAGAAAGGTTTATTGGAAATTTTGTGAATGGTGATGGTGAAGTAGTTTATGAAGGAAGCAATTTATCATATGAAGGTTATGAAATTTGTCCTTATAGAACAAAGCATTTTAGTGTGTATAAACTTGACTTTGTGAAGAAAAGGTGGGAAAAGATTAAGAGTTTAGATGGTGGAGCTATATTTGTAGGTGCCAATGAGTCTAAGTTTGTGACTGCAAATTCAGGATGCGAAGgaaattcaatttatttcaGTGATGATAGGTGGGAAGAGATGAATTTGGATTATTCATATGGTGGACATGATTGGGGGATTTTCAATCTTCAAAATTCAAGTGTTAAGTTCTTAGCTCCGGATGCAAATAAGATGGATCCACCACCTATTTGGATGGttccaaattcaaattaa
- the LOC123924757 gene encoding uncharacterized protein LOC123924757, whose translation MSTTTFPSLLSFKFKPSFSFPRHQQFPTTTTKFQASFNPQFTPNRIGFCPKPLRFTPVKRFAINDDESAVAGLSEAEKEARELSSLPGRFRKYLKEAPEPPLKWPWYWFVVLAFLIYAWRAVLFELSNWKNAALGIVRFIGYILKYALALVYRFIGNPITFTIRSIENLIYGVQTFYYWIITSAPIPELTTVITLALVILAVAETTVPNCISDQPYVLTVTGLIGYAAVRGIVSEQLFWTLLVGIYGFSKFIKKRDNVSSAMPVAAILAAVGEPWVRFVAIVSYTALAIYEYSKKLSERKEGEEIEPHERKLPVPLFLAALAIGLRVAAKWAGYRHLTWMIV comes from the exons ATGTCCACCACCACATTCCCGTCACTCCTCTCCTTCAAATTCAAACCCTCATTCTCCTTCCCACGCCACCAACAATTCCCAACAACCACCACAAAATTCCAAGCTTCTTTTAACCCTCAATTCACGCCAAACCGTATTGGGTTTTGCCCCAAACCTCTAAGATTCACCCCAGTGAAGCGTTTTGCCATAAACGACGATGAGAGTGCTGTTGCTGGGTTGAGTGAAGCTGAGAAAGAGGCTCGAGAGTTGAGTTCTTTGCCGGGACGGTTTAGGAAGTACCTTAAAGAAGCTCCCGAACCTCCTCTCAAATGGCCATGGTATTGGTTTGTAG TGTTGGCTTTTCTCATCTATGCATGGAGAGCTGTTCTATTTGAACTGTCAAACTGGAAGAACGCTGCATTAGGAATAGTTCGATTCATCGGATACATCTTGAAATATGCTTTGGCATTAGTCTACCGATTCATAGGAAACCCAATCACTTTTACAATCAGATCCATTGAGAATTTGATTTACGGCGTTCAGACTTTCTACTATTGGATAATTACCAGTGCCCCTATACCAGAATTGACCACCGTCATCACCCTTGCATTGGTTATTTTAGCTGTTGCTGAAACTACTGTTCCAAACTGTATCAGCGACCAACCTTATGTTCTGACCGTAACTGGTCTTATTGGCTATGCTGCTGTTAGAGGCATTGTTTCTGAACAACTGTTCTGGACCCTTTTGGTTGGGATCTAtggtttttcaaaatttatcaaAAAGAGAGACAATGTTTCTTCTGCAATGCCTGTTGCGGCTATACTTGCTGCTGTTGGCGAGCCTTGGGTTAGATTTGTGGCGATTGTTTCATACACGGCCCTGGCTATTTATGAGTATTCAAAAAAGCTTTCGGAAAGGAAAGAAGGTGAAGAGATTGAACCACACGAGAGGAAGCTTCCAGTTCCGCTTTTTCTTGCAGCTTTAGCAATCGGCTTACGAGTTGCTGCTAAGTGGGCCGGGTATCGGCACTTAACATGGATGATAGTATGA
- the LOC123921308 gene encoding external alternative NAD(P)H-ubiquinone oxidoreductase B1, mitochondrial: protein MTIASFFIRASKAINNHPFCSGLLLLCTVSGGGVVALSESQSEAQRSNIEDHQPRKKKVVVLGTGWAATSFLKGLDASLYDVQVVSPRNYFAFTPLLPSVTCGTVEARSVVEPIRNIIQKSKGEIKFWEAECVKINAADKKVFCRSNIENLVGSGDFSLDYDFLVVSVGAQVNTFNTPGVKENCHFLKNVEDAQKIRLSVIDCLEKAVLPSQSEEEQRSNLHFVIVGGGPTGVEFAAELHDYIQEDLINLYPTVKDKVKITLIQSGDHILNMFDERISSFAEQKFRRDGIEVQTGCRVLSVNDKEITMKAKSTGAVSSVPHGLIIWSTGISTLPVIRDFMEEIGQVKRHVLATDEWLRVHGCKDVFAIGDCSSINQRKIMDDILDIFKAADKNNSGTLTVEEFAEVMDDIILRYPQVEYYLQKNHILDLRVLWNDPEGNERKEIDIEGFKRALSFADSQVKTLPATAQVAAQQGAYLASCFNHIDLCLDHPEGPRRFSGSGHHMFRPFRYKHFGQFAPLGGEQAAAELPGDWVSIGHSTQWLWYSVYASKQVSWRTRYLVVSDWTRKFIFGRDSSRV, encoded by the exons ATGACGATTGCTTCCTTCTTCATCAGAGCCTCTAAGGCTATAAACAACCACCCTTTCTGCTCCGGCCTTCTTCTTCTCTGCACTGTCAG CGGCGGAGGTGTGGTGGCACTCTCAGAATCACAATCAGAAGCTCAACGTTCTAATATTGAAGATCATCAGCCCCGAAAAAAGAAAGTTGTGGTCCTTGGAACTGGATGGGCTGCTACCAGTTTCCTCAAGGGTTTGGATGCTTCATTATATGATGTTCAAGTTGTTTCGCCTCGTAACTACTTTGCATTTACTCCCTTATTACCGAGTGTCACTTGTGGAACAGTTGAAGCACGAAGCGTTGTAGAACCGATCCGAAACATCATTCAAAAG AGTAAAGgagaaataaaattttgggaggCAGAATGTGTCAAGATTAATGCTGCAGACAAAAAGGTTTTTTGTCGGTCTAATATTGAAAACTTAGTGGGAAGTGGTGATTTTTCTCTGGACTATGACTTCTTGGTTGTATCAGTAGGAGCACAAGTAAATACTTTTAATACCCCTGGTGTCAAGGAGAACTGTCATTTTCTGAAG AATGTCGAGGATGCTCAAAAGATCAGACTATCTGTGATAGATTGTCTTGAGAAGGCTGTTCTTCCTAGTCAATCTGAAGAGGAGCAAAGGTCAAATCTTCATTTTGTAATCGTTGGAGGAGGACCAACTGGTGTCGAATTTGCTGCAGAGCTGCATGATTATATCCAAGAAGATTTGATCAACTTATATCCAACCGTTAAAGATAAAGTGAAGATAACATTAATTCAATCTGGAGATCACATCTTGAATAT GTTCGATGAAAGAATAAGTTCGTTTGCTGAGCAGAAGTTTAGGAGAGATGGTATAGAAGTTCAAACGGGATGCCGGGTTTTGAGTGTTAATGACAAGGAGATTACAATGAAGGCGAAATCAACAGGAGCGGTTTCCTCTGTGCCACATGGATTGATTATCTGGTCCACCGGAATTTCTACTCTTCCAGTTATACGGGACTTTATGGAAGAAATTGGTCAG GTTAAAAGGCATGTACTTGCAACTGATGAATGGTTGAGAGTACATGGATGTAAAGATGTGTTTGCAATTGGTGATTGTTCATCAATAAATCAACGTAAAATCATG GATGATATCTTGGACATATTTAAGGCTGCAGACAAAAATAACTCTGGTACCTTAACTGTAGAAGAGTTCGCAGAAGTGATGGATGACATAATCTTAAGATATCCTCAAGTTGAATACTATCTACAGAAGAACCATATACTTGATTTGAGGGTTCTGTGGAATGACCCAGAAGggaatgaaagaaaagaaatagacaTAGAAGGGTTTAAACGGGCCCTTTCTTTCGCAGATTCACAGGTGAAGACTCTTCCAGCAACTGCACAG GTTGCGGCTCAACAAGGTGCATATCTAGCTAGTTGCTTTAACCATATTGATCTTTGTTTAGACCATCCAGAAGGACCTCGACGATTTTCAGGATCCGGACATCATATGTTTCGTCCCTTCCG GTATAAACATTTTGGGCAATTTGCTCCACTGGGCGGGGAGCAAGCAGCAGCAGAACTTCCTGGAGATTGGGTTTCCATTGGTCACAGCACTCAATGGCTTTGGTATTCTGTATATGCAAG CAAACAAGTGAGCTGGCGCACACGATATTTGGTCGTGTCTGATTGGactagaaaattcatatttggAAGGGATTCAAGTCGAGTTTGA
- the LOC123923304 gene encoding external alternative NAD(P)H-ubiquinone oxidoreductase B3, mitochondrial-like — translation MSWSSFYNTASRVFHEYPSWSKAVVVCTFISGGGIVAYGDGRAAYSDSGDQIPKKKVVVLGTGWAGTSFVKNMKNSSYDIHVVSPRNYFAFTPLLPSLTCGTVEARSIIEPIRNISRKSGIDIEFSEAECYKIDPKNNKVYCRAAAQDKKLGGMDEFSIDYDYLVIAMGARSNTFNTPGVQEHAYFLKEVEDALRIRKKVINLFERASLPSVPVEEKKKLLSFVVVGGGPTGVEFAAELHDLVHEDLSKLYPSLIDHVKITLLEAGDHILNMFDKRITEFAEGKFKRDGIDVKLGSMVVNVGEKDISSKERSGQVVTIPHGMVVWSTGIGARPEILDFMKQLGQINRRALVTDEWLRVEGCDNIYALGDCATINQRRVMEDIAVIFSKADKNNSGMLDLKEFQNVVDDIIERYPQVDIYLKKNQMKDMATLLNKSQESPATTVDIEYFKQAVSKVDSQMKNLPATAQVAAQQGAYLADCFNRMELCERYPEGPLRFRGTGRHRFHAFRYKHFGQFAPLGGEQTAAQLPGDWVSIGHSSQWLWYSVYASKLVSWRTRALVISDWGRRFVFGRDSSEI, via the exons ATGAGTTGGTCTTCCTTTTATAACACAGCCTCAAGGGTTTTTCATGAGTATCCATCTTGGTCCAAGGCTGTTGTTGTATGCACATTCATTAG TGGTGGAGGTATAGTGGCATATGGTGATGGCAGAGCAGCATATAGTGATTCTGGTGATCAAATCCCAAAAAAGAAAGTGGTGGTGCTTGGAACTGGTTGGGCTGGAACCAGTTTTGTGAAAAACATGAAAAACTCTTCTTATGATATTCATGTGGTTTCACCTCGTAATTATTTTGCATTCACTCCTTTGCTACCAAGTCTCACTTGTGGCACAGTCGAGGCACGGAGCATTATCGAACCAATTCGAAATATCAGCAGAAAG AGTGGTATAGATATTGAATTCAGTGAAGCTGAATGCTATAAGATTGATCCAAAGAACAACAAAGTTTACTGCAGAGCTGCTGCTCAAGACAAAAAGCTTGGTGGCATGGATGAATTTTCCATTGATTATGATTACTTAGTAATAGCTATGGGAGCTCGTTCTAATACCTTTAACACGCCCGGTGTTCAGGAGCATGCCTACTTTTTGAAG GAAGTGGAAGATGCTTTAAGAATCCGGAAAAAAGTGATTAACCTTTTTGAAAGAGCAAGTCTCCCTTCTGTACCGGTGGAAGAGAAGAAAAAGCTTCTAAGTTTTGTAGTTGTTGGTGGTGGTCCAACTGGTGTAGAGTTTGCTGCAGAACTACATGACTTAGTGCATGAAGATTTGTCGAAATTATATCCTTCTCTTATAGACCATGTCAAGATTACTCTCCTCGAGGCGGGCGATCATATCTTAAACAT GTTTGACAAGAGAATAACAGAATTTGCTGAAGGAAAGTTCAAAAGAGATGGAATTGATGTGAAATTGGGATCTATGGTTGTGAATGTTGGTGAAAAAGATATATCATCCAAAGAAAGAAGTGGTCAAGTTGTTACTATACCTCATGGGATGGTAGTTTGGTCAACTGGTATCGGTGCTCGTCCTGAAATCCTCGATTTCATGAAGCAACTTGGCCAG ATTAATCGGCGTGCATTGGTCACCGATGAATGGCTAAGGGTGGAAGGGTGTGACAACATCTATGCTCTAGGTGATTGTGCCACTATAAATCAACGTAGAGTTATG GAAGATATAGCAGTGATATTTAGTAAGGCGGACAAAAACAATTCCGGAATGTTAGATCTTAAAGAATTTCAAAACGTTGTTGACGACATTATCGAGAGATATCCACAAGTTGACATTTATTTAAAGAAGAATCAAATGAAAGACATGGCTACTTTGCTAAACAAATCTCAGGAAAGCCCTGCCACTACTGTGGACATTGAATACTTTAAACAAGCTGTTTCCAAAGTTGATTCTCAGATGAAAAATCTTCCGGCAACAGCTCAG GTAGCTGCTCAACAAGGAGCCTATCTTGCAGACTGTTTCAATCGCATGGAATTGTGCGAGAGATATCCAGAAGGTCCTTTAAGGTTTAGGGGAACAGGACGCCATCGGTTTCATGCCTTCAG GTACAAACATTTTGGACAATTTGCTCCTCTTGGTGGAGAACAAACTGCAGCTCAACTTCCAGGAGATTGGGTTTCAATTGGTCATAGCAGCCAATGGTTGTGGTATTCAGTATATGCAAG